GATGAAATCAGTCCTACTGATTTTATAGAAAACAGAAATACGCCTCCTATTATCGCCTCCTTTTtccctcctgtctgtctgttggtttgtgtgtttgttaattagcaagattacacaaacaactactggacagattattATTGGTGGAGGAATGAGGTACAGGTCAGGACAgaacccattaaagtttggtgTGGACGTTTCTTCAACATGGTGTCAAATATTTaccttgtattttctttttagctTGAATGTAATAAGAAAACCATATGGAAACaccctgcagctgctctgttaCTAGTACTTAGTCATCATAACTTGTTTGGAGTTTCTGTAACTCCATTTCAGGATATTCCAGTAAAACCAGTTGCATAAAAACTTTTGTGAACTTATCTCTTGTGCAAAAACCAAACTCCCTTTTCCTGTTTGTAGGAGCTTAACTATTTCCCAGTTGTTGAAACAACAGCTGAACCTCCTTTATGTTTGCTGTTCATCAATATACTCTCTTATTAAATCTAGTGTTGTCATCgttacataataataatgtaaatcttctttatatattgtttggtttttcttttttataacttctacatactttatatttcaaatttattttaGTACAATTGCCGAATTCAAAACCGTCCTCGGCTGATAAACACGCCTCAAACACAAGTGGAATCCACACTGTCtttccccccacacacactacacacattcacactgtgaaGCTTAAATATTTTATGGGTAGAGACAAAGACGTGCTGCTTCATCAGAGATAAAGTTTAGTGATATTTTTAATAAAGCATTTTGTTCGGTTATTTTCAGATACAGTTATGAGGAGTACAAAGAGACCGCAGAGTGGCTGAGGGACCACACGGAGCAGCGGCCTAGAGTGGCCATCATCTGTGGCTCAGGCCTGGGCAGTCTGGCCGATCTGCTGCAAAACAAGACTGTCTTCCATTATAAGGACATCCCTCATTTCCCCATTAGCACCGGTACGTCGTCTCTGTCCATTGCATTTTATTAGAAAAGCACCATCAGTGTTATGACACAGCTTGTACCAGCTCGCAGCTCATTCTGTCTGTGTAATCGTGCAGTACCGGGTCATGCCGGTCAGCTGGTGTTCGGGAGTCTGCAGGGCTGCGACTGCGTCTGTATGCAGGGGCGATTCCACTTCTACGAGGGCTACGACATACAAACGGTAAGATGCAGCGTGTAAAGTATAAAGTGTACGACGGCGCTGAGTACACCTCTGTGCTTTTAACTGAAATGGTAAATGATTTGTACCTGTGTCATCCGTCAAAAGACAAAAAGCATTCGCAGTCTCGATTCAACCTGACAccaacctgcatgtctttggatcATGTGAGGAAGCAGGAGAACCCGGAGAAGATCAACGCAAGCACGGGAAAAACATACAAACTTGTCAGAGAGACTTTATCAATACTACAGGCCCCAAAGCATATAGTGCAGTGTTTGAGTAGCTACCTGAACAGGAAACCAGAGTGTGAGGCTTAATAATCATCAGCTGCAGAACATTTACACAAGCAGATGAGTAAGGGCTTCTGGTTTGGCCTGAGGACTTTCTGTGGAAAGTGTCAGTGACTGATCAGACAGCGTGAGGGACGGTGCAGGAAGTCAACATCAGACGCTGACATTTGCTGATTAGCATAtccccaaaaacaaaacaaacaaaaactaagTGTAAGACAAGTTGCAATTTAGATTTTGACCTCATGGAGTTGAACAAGTTGAACTATTTCACAGAATAAGTGAAGCCAGTTTTACTAAAACAGTGCTTGATGGATTGTAAATACATAATTTCTCCTGAATTTCTGTCCCCAGTCAACGTCCCTCTGCATTTCCAAACCTTGCTGATGTAGCTGATATTGGTTCCAGGATAAGTGAACTGCAGCACGAAGTTTAAACTCTGACTTTGTCGATCACTTTGAGAAAAGTATTAACAGCGTCTGCGGGCGGAGGCCTAATCTTTAAACTGTGGAGGTGAGCACAAACTCACTTTATTATTCTTGTCACAGCAGGAGCCTCTTTGCGAGACTCAATTGATTTTGTGCCTCATTACTTTAAAGAACTTTCTGTTCCTCACTGGCTGTGGATAGAGTTTGACTAAATGCAACTAATTGTTGTTTGAATTCAACTTTTTATAACTCATTAGATCAAATTTTAATCCTCAGTTTTGTCATTCTATCATAAAAAGTCGTATAAAATTTGTCTGCCTCTGTTTTTTGTCCAGAGCTTGACAGACCGTGGTTTATTGCACAACTCGGGCTAACAATTTACAAAGTGCGTTGAATGATCATGTGATGACAGTGAGAAAACAGGATGGCCGACGGCCTTTGCCCCATGGAGACACTGCTTCCTGGTTCAATCACCAGCTATGATGTTCCACCTCCGCTTAAATCATCCACATAATTCCACTGAATCATAAAATACGGTTTTATACAAACATTAATATAGAAGGACGGAGGCTTTGTTGgaattttaaacaaaatcataCTCCGATCAGAGAAGTGACTAATATACTGTTGtataaaaataatctttaagCAGTAATAATGTCTTTTTACAGGTATAGTGTAAAATGTGTTGTCACACTTTTTGGAAAACAAACCAACTCACCATTTGCAGCTCAAGGAATCTACTGATGATTCTTCTATTACACAACACAGCTCACAATCCTCACGTTTTCAGTCTCTAGCGAGGCCACAAGTCCAGTGTAACACACTAAATGATACGCACATGATATGCATTTAAATAGAGGCAGGTTTTCACAGACGTATCAGTTTCTAGGTTTAGTTGACCTGATATAtaaaattttttaaaatatatatattctcctGATCCAAATCAATGGAACTCTAATTTAGATCAAACGCTCTCATGTTTCATACTGACAGCACTCACCTTATCAGGAAACCTGGGCACTATAAACATTTCTGCTTCAACAGGCtaaagatttttatttcaacttaTACACACGTGTTATAGgaaaaaagcatttttcaaATGTGACTGCGGAATTTACGGGTAATTTATAAAGGTTTTGCATAGAAACACAACTGTTTCAGACATCAGCAATCATCAAAATCCTGGAGTTCACTGACATCACCGCACGCAGACGCTGTCCCATTTAAATTGCTGCTTTCTCCTGTGGTGCGTTTTATCAAGACAGTAAAAGAAGAATATTGTTTGTCTCTCCAGGTGACGTTCCCAGTGCGAGTCTTCCACCTGCTGGGTGTGGACACCCTGATTGTGACAAATGCTTGCGGTGGACTCAACTCCACCTACAGCGTGGGAGACATCATGCTCATTAAGGATCACATCAACATGCCGGGCTTTGCAGGGCAGAACCCGCTCTGTGGCCCCAATGATAAGaggtgcagcacaaacacaaaggcaggaatatgaaagtgaaagtgacaCGTTCCTGAATccaattcttttctttcttatgACTCCAGGTTTGGAGAACGTTTCCCTTGCATGTCCGATGCATATGACCGAGAGTTGATGGCTCTggccaagcaaacagcagcGGAGCAGGGCTGCGACAGCTTCCTGCAGGAGGGAGTTTACTGCATGGTGGTTGGGCCGTCATTTGAGACCATTGCAGAGTGCAGAGCTCTGAGGACGCTGGGCGCTGACACTGTGGGTTAGtacagctgcctgctgctcaCACAGAGGGATCCTGATATGTTGTGGGAAAGCCTCTTTATGGTGCATCTGCAAAAGGAGATGaactgtgtgtgaatatattaTTCAGATGAGAGCAGATAATGCATTCTGGAGCATATGAGCATGTGGTTTTTATCTGCAGTATCCCCCTGTGGAATAGCCAAACCTTAGGTTGTGGTCTTAGGTTCAGTAATCAGACATTCAGAGAGGCTCATCCTCTATAACCTGCAAACAGTTTTCAGAGGGTCCATTTGGAAGTGCAGTTTTAAAGCTGGATTCATGTTGCACAGCTGGCACCTTACGTGACACGACTGTATGATGAGCTAAAGTtaaggaaatatatatatatatatatttatatatatatatatttccatcGGTGtttctactttctttaacattgtgaggttggacatttt
This genomic interval from Paralichthys olivaceus isolate ysfri-2021 chromosome 7, ASM2471397v2, whole genome shotgun sequence contains the following:
- the pnp6 gene encoding purine nucleoside phosphorylase 6, which codes for MEAASCSSSRYSYEEYKETAEWLRDHTEQRPRVAIICGSGLGSLADLLQNKTVFHYKDIPHFPISTVPGHAGQLVFGSLQGCDCVCMQGRFHFYEGYDIQTVTFPVRVFHLLGVDTLIVTNACGGLNSTYSVGDIMLIKDHINMPGFAGQNPLCGPNDKRFGERFPCMSDAYDRELMALAKQTAAEQGCDSFLQEGVYCMVVGPSFETIAECRALRTLGADTVGMSTVPEVVVARHCGLRVLGLSLVTNIAVTDYDSHEKANHEEVLKTTQYRAQDLERLVTHIIAKI